In Seonamhaeicola sp. S2-3, the genomic window TTGGCGTTGGTATTCCGACGCTAAAACATCTGCGCTTACAGCAGATGCTGTATCTGCAAGATTCGATTTACAATTTGATAATAAGTATCTACATGTAAATGTTCCTGGAGGCGTAAATAAAGAATATACCTCGGCTTTAGCACCACCAACTCAAGAGGTAAGTAATGGCTACGATAATAAAGACACTCAAATGTTTATTATGCGAAAATATGGAGAAGCTTGGGACGAACCTTTTGTAGCTATTTATGAGCCTTCAGGAAACTCGCAAAGCACTATAAGTTCCACAGAATATATTTATAACCAAGGTAAAGTGGTTGGTGTGAAAGTGGTGTCTAACCTTAATGGTCAAGAAATAATTGATTATGTCCTGTCTAATGATGACGATAATGTAACCATAAATTTAACAGATTTAGATATAAATTTTACTGGTAGGTTTGCGGTAGTTAGAACACAAGTAAAAACAGGAACAACAGATGTGTCTTTGTATTTGGGGAAAGGACAAGAGCTTACTTTTATTGATCAAACCATAACTGGAGATACTGATGGTAAGGCCTATTTGGAGTATAGTTTAGACTATCAACTTTCAAATAATCAAGTAGATTTTAATGATGAAAATATAGCAGTTTATCCTAACCCAACTTCTGGCGCTTTTAATGTAAACGTGCCAAGCTCTTATACAAGCCTTGGTTTTGAGGTTTATAATGTTCAAGGACAATTGGTTAAATCAGGTAAAAAACGTGTAGAAAATGGCAAAGTTAATTTAAATTTATTTGATTCGCCTAATGGTATATTTTTTTTAAAACTAGATTTAAACAAACCCGTTTATGCTAAGATTATTAAGAATTGATTAGTGCTTTCGTTCGTTTTAAAAATTAAGAAACCAGTAATATTATTTTACTATAGCCTTTTATTTAATTGATTAATAAAATCAATAAAACTGTCTTGACTTTAGTTTTATAAGTTGTAAACGAATCTAACTTTATAAAAAAAGTATTCATCAGTTTGATAAATTGGGTAGGCTTTATCTAAAGGAAATCAATTCAAACACTTTATTACGTTAACTTGAGGTATTCGGAAGTAATATTTTTGATAATTAGATTAAATCCAAACAAAGCTTAATTATCAGGATAAACCATGACAGTAAAAGTGTTTCTAACTATGTATTTTTATAGGGTATAACCATATAAATGGTTATCCGACTTAACTAAATAAAACTTTTTATTATGAAAAAAATTACTTTTAAAAACATTATTGCTTTAATGTTAAGCTTCATGACATTTCAAACCTATGCGCAACTTTTTCCTGAAGGTACTTGGAGATTAAGAACTTACTTGCCTTCTCCAGACGATTTTAATGAAAGTAAAACTCCGAATTACGTAGACGAGTATGTTTACCCTACAGTTCATGATGAATCAGTCAATTTCATGACAATGTTTCCTTTAGATGAGACTTCAAACACTCAAATTTTTGAATTTAAACCGCTTAGTGGTGAATATGTAGAATTTCCTGAAGGATCAGGCAGCTTTTATCAAGTTTTTAATTTTATAAGTGCTATTCCTGGTAAAGGGGTTGCCGAATTGAATGAATTAGATCAGCAAGGGCAACGAATAAGGTTTCGTGGTAATGCATACCCTTACAATAATGATTTAGCAAAATTTATTGTAGTTCCATCAGAAAATGCGAATGCTTATAAAATTATTGCTTCAACAACAAATACCACTCAGCTTTATAGACATGTTCAGCCAGACACCAATTATGGAGGGTTTAATTTTCAAGGAGCTGCTAATGCGGCACGTGAAGGTATTGATGAATGGGTTTTTGAAGCTGCAACAGTTTTAAGTACTAATGATTTTGATGTTAGTTCTATTTTTGTTTCGAATCCAGTTAATAATCAAATGAGTATTAAAGGGCTTGATTCTAATGTTGAGCAAGTATCGGTTTTTTCTTTAATTGGTCAAGAAATATTAACAAGAAAAGTAAATGGTCAATCATCGCTTTCTATTGATGTTAGTTCTTTAACAAGTGGTATGTATCTTGTTGAAATGAAAGGCGGTAACAAGGTGTTTGTCAAAAAAATTATCAAGAATTAGTTTTGAAGTTCAGTTTAAACATTTCTTCCTTGAATAAAGGGAAAAATGTTTTTTCTTATTTATTTAAAAACTTAAACTATATAATGTCATTTTTTATGATTATAACCCTAAAAAGTCAACCTTTTATATTTAGTATATGTCCAAAAGAGGTGAAGGTTTATACAAGAGGTTGGCTAAATTTTTAGAAAACATTTTACCTCTTGTAAATTATAATAAACTTATTCATATAAAAAAGGACGAAATTGAAATTTAAAACAAGACCTTTTTTCCGTACAATAGAAATTCAATGTAATGTTTGTTTCATATATTTTATTAAAAATTAACATACAACATAATACGAGACTTTGGCTTTCATAAAATTGAATTCTTTATAAAATAAATAAATAAAATAATGAAAAGACGTTCTTTCGTTGGTCTTACTGCATTTGCAAGTATCGGTATGATGTTACCTCTTAACGCTTGTAATGGTAAGCATTCAAAGATGAAAAATTTTAACAATATGACTGCTTTTGAAAAACAGTCATTCAATTTGTTAAAGATATGGTGCGATGCTATGATTCGAGATCAAGTATACGATAAAAGTAATTCAGTAATCCATGGTGCTTTATATTGTCACGCATGCGATGATATACATGGGCGGTGTAATGATGCTATTTACCCCTTCATGTACATGGCAGATGCAACAGGAGAGCAAAAATATTTGGATGCCGCTATAAAGCTTATGGAGTGGTCTAAAAATGTAGATGGACCTAATGGCAGTTGGACTAACGATATTAACCCTAAATCTTGGAACGGCATTACTGTTTTTGGTGCCATTGCATTAGGCGAAGCTTTGCACCATCATGGTCATTTGCTATCTAAAGAGATGAAAGAGAAATGGGATGCACGTTTAAAGGCATCCATAGAATTCGTTTACGAAAGATTTGATATGCATTTTAGTCATATTAATTATCGCTTTACCGCCATTTATGCTTTGTATTTTTTAGGAAAATAT contains:
- a CDS encoding T9SS type A sorting domain-containing protein, whose amino-acid sequence is MKKITFKNIIALMLSFMTFQTYAQLFPEGTWRLRTYLPSPDDFNESKTPNYVDEYVYPTVHDESVNFMTMFPLDETSNTQIFEFKPLSGEYVEFPEGSGSFYQVFNFISAIPGKGVAELNELDQQGQRIRFRGNAYPYNNDLAKFIVVPSENANAYKIIASTTNTTQLYRHVQPDTNYGGFNFQGAANAAREGIDEWVFEAATVLSTNDFDVSSIFVSNPVNNQMSIKGLDSNVEQVSVFSLIGQEILTRKVNGQSSLSIDVSSLTSGMYLVEMKGGNKVFVKKIIKN